Within Rhododendron vialii isolate Sample 1 chromosome 12a, ASM3025357v1, the genomic segment TATTCTGTGGCGTATGTTGATGGTAACCGAGGTCGGAGACCTGTGGCCCATAGGTTGAGTTTTGTGGAGATGGTAGTCCCTTATGGAGACCCAAATGATCCACATTACAGGAAGAATGCATTTGATGCTGGGGAAGATGGGCTTGGTAAAAATGCTCATTCTCTGAAGAAGGTCAGATAATTTTCTGTTATGCTTCTTATATCCTTGTCAGTATCCTTCAAAATTCTTGTCATATGGGTTTAAACTGAATACTGCCTGCACTCAACTGAAATTGATTCTGTTCAACATGGATTTTGCATTGCAGGGCTGTGATTGTTTAGGCTATATCAAGTACTTTGATGCACATTTCACAAATTTCACGGGGGGCGTGGAAACTACTGAAAATTGTGTTTGCTTGCATGAAGAGGATCATGGAATATTATGGAAGCATCAAGACTGGAGAACAGGTTTAGCTGAAGTACGGCGATCAAGACGGCTAACTGTGTCGTTCATCTGTACTGTGGCTAATTATGAATATGGTTTCTATTGGCATTTCTATCAGGCAAGCTAAGGACTCCCCTGTAGTAATTTGGCTGTTTTCTTGTAATACTTGAACTGGAATATTCTCCTCCGTATTTTTGTAGCTTCCTCAGTTAAATTGAAGAGGAGGTCTGGAATCACTACAACTTGCACAACATGCCTGTTTGGCGGTGTCTCATTGGTAGTTGAAAACTAGCAATCCATCCAGTTGCCAATGAAACACTGCTACATAGGCATGTTGTGCAAAATGTTAGTGCATGTTGTTGTGTTCCTAGACTATCTCTAGAATGTTACATCACCCACTGATCAGTTTAATGATGAGCCCCCTCCATCACAATGCACTAGAAGTATCTATTTCTTTACTACAAttttgtttgagagagaaaTCTTCAATGTGGTTACACTTTCCCTGTCACAGGATGGAAAAATTGAAGCTGAAGTTAGACTCACCGGAATTCTCAGTTTAGGAGCTCTGCAACCTGGGGAAGTTCGAAAATATGGAACAACTATTGCGCCTGGATTATATGCGCCCGTCCATCAACACTTTTTTGTTGCTCGCATGGACATGGCAGTTGATTGTAAGCCTGGTGAAGCATACAATCAGGTGAGTTATTCTGATTTTTTCCGCCggttttcttcaaatttcagATAGTAGTGGTGGTTCGTAATATTTATAACATGCATATCTTGGGTAGAACTCTTAAATTGTATTATAAAGGTCCACAGCTCCACGTCATGTTTAACCTAAGAATCACTTGATACCCAAGAGGCACATATAAGAGCACGAAACATGGACAAGACACGTCACGAACACATAGACACGTCATTTCATACATTGTGGCCCTGTTGtataaatagtaatttttgtGGTGTAGATGGATCTTATGGACTTATTAGAAGGTCAACATAACGAAGATACAAATCAATGGTCattatatatatgttcatgaACGAAACATCTATGGAAATTTGGACTCTGTAGTCTGTGCCAAGTTCTAAATTTGCATTTTAACCTCCTAATGTTTCCTTAATGTGCCCCTGAATATTTGTAGTGGGCCGAATAGTGTGGCTCGGTTAGGTCAGGTGGCTCAACAGCCAAACCAGGCTCACTGGCCGAATCCATTGAGCCGGACCAAACTACAGGTTGACCCCACAGCTCAAATCATGAAATTCAACCACAACACGGGCCAGCGAACCGGGTATGAACAACCGGATCCGAACCATGTAACTCGAACAATCTCATGGGGTCCGACGATTATGAGCCGCGTGCCCGCGTGATTTACAGAAGCTGGCTCACCCACATGCACCTATCCATATGGCTTCATACGTCATGATTGACATCAGCCGAAGTGGTTATCGTGCGTGCCGAGTGTGTGTAGGCTCGGAAGGCATCCCACGCACGTGAGCAGTAACCGCCTCGCTCCATAAGCCATGAGTGTCATCAGCCGAAATGGTTACCTCGCATGCCGGACACGTGCATActtacttggagagcaagtcttGGAGCTCTATATAAGGGATAAAGATCGACCCTATCGGGTACACCGTTTCTTCTACCTAAACGTTATGTGCTTTCCTCTCCACTTGCAGCTTCTTACCTAACCATTGGAGTGCCTTGCTGGTCGACTCCGATAGGTCAGGCCGTCAGGGCACTAACGGTGGGTGTAGCTTGTGCAGGTCAAGCAATGGAGAAAGGTTAGCCCATAGTTTGAGCGAGAGGTCCGGTTGAGATCCATAGTTAGAATCACAACCCCACAATATCAACATAAGTAGGTGTCCAGGCAAAGAAATATAATAAGTAGGTGTCCAGGCAAAGAAATCTAATATGTAGGTGTCCAGGCAAAGAAATCTAATACGTAGGACTCTTATTCTGGCATGTCCGACATATGTCCAGAGAGTGTCATTTCGCGTTCAATCTGACACATGTTGGACATGGATATGTAAGGATGGTAGATGTGTCCGTGCTTCTAAGCTTGACACTAAAGGGTGAGCATGAACGAAAAAGGAAATATTATCGAGGCCAATTGCTGCGATCATTAGTGGACTTGCTAAAGATTAAACCATAGAGTACTTGGTACCCCTGACACATAGTTAAATTGGTCATATGAACGGGTCATGATTTTTGGAGAGCCCACATAATCAaatgatctctctcactctctagCTCcctcacacacacgcacacacatatTATAAATACGTATATCTACATATTTCAACTGGTAAGAGAGGTCTTCTGCATGTCCTTGGCGTTTTGACAGTTTTAAACTTCTTAGAGGTTACAGAAATAATAGCATTTGCAATGATGCAGTTGATTATTGAAAAACGAGTATAACTGATTAATTCTTGGATAATTGAAAGAGTAAGACCGTGTGTGGATATTTCCCTTCAACCCAGCATCCTCCTCCATAGACTCATCCTCCACAGATGAGTCTAAGGCATTAGTTGGGTAGCAGATTCAAATAAAGTTCTCGACTTAGTTTTTTAACATGATTACATTCATACAAGCTTTTCAGTGGGATTATATTCTTTAAATATGTGAAAAACATTAGGTATGTGGGAAAGTTGAGCAGTGAAGTTGCAAGTGTCTAAAATGTCCTTTATTCATTCAATCTTTAAAGAATTTTGAAGGATTACATTCGTGTCTTCCACAGTGATTAattacttttctatttttttattaggtTTGTTGTAAGATgatctttttagttttaaaaGTTAGTGGAGTGATAATCTCTCCAATCGGTGCCTCTTTAAGTGACTAGAAACACCTTTTGATACTCCACACCACTTTTGGTATGTCTCCATCATTGTGCACCTGCAGGGTTGGTAGTCTGACGAAAAATCTCTTAGTCAATAGCAGGATCCTTTCAAAATGGGTGCGCTCCCAAGATGGAAGCTCGATTTGGTGCCTCCAAGATGGGAGCTTGATGAGAACTCGCTCCtaactaagatgggagcttatcGGGCCGTTAAGGGagttattctcttacttttaagggagttatgccattgtggaaataagaatatgaaGATCATATCagtcaagaagttttgcaaattgaaaacaTCTAACTTTGAAAAATTACCCTATAAGATATGGAAAATTCTCAATAAGTATCACGTTTCCTTTAATACTTAAGTACTTAAAAGATGTTTTATGTACGTGTTTATATATAACCTATATACGGTCCTTAggcgctcccaaccttaggagcttctaggtgcctccgCTCCCCCGGACCCGCTTCATGCTAGTAAGCTTTTAGTCAAGGTAAGACCTCATTGGATCAAATGATTCTGGTGACTTGCATAGTACTAGATTTGTGAGGATCATGGTCGCCACTTTGTATATTTTTATGTTGTTTCGGGTTGCCAGCTAATTTCGGGGAGATAATTGTAGGGGAATAGAGACCCTTGGCATTTTTATACTAAGCTGACATGATATCACTGTGTCCTTGTAATTGGTTTCATGAGTTTAACTTAAATGGAGCTCACTTggccatttgttttttttttatccgccacTTGGCCATTTGTTCATTTGAGTTTTTTGAGATATTATATGGCTATGTATTTGATGAATGAACTAGCATCAAGAGCATCAAGGTGGATGAAGTGATACAAGAGTTAGACCTTTTTTTACATTAAACACAGTTTTTAGTCTCCATGTAGCAAAGTTAAACATTGGTTTGAGTTTATTTGGTTAGAACACTCTCAAACCCCCAAGTCTAGGGTTTGAGGTGTTAGCTCAGCAATTCTCCTAAGGTCTCATATAGCCATATATGAGCCCTCTCCAAATTATCCTGGACAGCCCTGATGTGCGCCCCCTGCAATGCaaaaatggttaaaaaaaaaaaaaaaaaacaagaaggtcCCGGAGTTCAAACCAGCAAACACACCAAATGGGAAACCAAATGCCAATAGAGAGACTTGATCCAAGATCTTCCTGAACAAAGTTCTAAATCAAAGCTCTGATATTATGATAGATCACACATTTTCTCAGAAGCTGAACCTTTAATTAAATGGACCCGACATTTATAGCAAGCTATTGAGCACAAGCACAAATTTAAGTTGTTTGAAAAGTTTTTCATATAGCTTCTGTTGGAGAATAAATCACTGCTTCATATGGCTCATTGGTAGGAAACACTGGAGTTGTTGCAGGTTTGGCTGTGTTATCTATTGTGACATTTTGGACCTTCCAGTCTGTATTTAACTTGATTTAATCAGCTCCTGTCTCTTGGAAAAGTAACAAAACAATGTTCTTTCTGTTTTTGCTGATTTTAGTCTGTAACTAAGAGTTTAAATGAATTGGAAACTTATCCGCTTGCAATAAAGTGGCGTGTTTGGTTTGCCAATTGCaatctttactttttttgttcCATGAACATACTTTTGACTATCTATGGTCAGGATCATCATATATAGGCACAGGGATGATTGATGTAATACGGGGTTTTTCCTTGTTTGTAGGTTGTTGAAGTCAATATCAAAGTTGAAGAACCAGGAGAAGTTAATGTTCACAATAATGCATTTTATGCCGAAGAAAAGTTGCTCAGATGTGAACTGGAAGCAATGCGTGATTGTGATCCTCTGTCTGCTCGACATTGGATAGTAAGATTTACACTTTATGCTCTTTGTGTGTGTGGTCTTGTGGGCTTGGGTTTTTGTGCCATTTTATTTATGAAGCAATGAATGACCGTAGTATTCAGTTGGATTCTACAAAATACTGATTCATGAATACGTGTTGCAACTTTAAAAACTTGTTCGTCTCACACTTCGTTGGTTAATAAAGCAAAGTTTCTAGTACTTGATCACTCTGCAATACGAATGtagattttatttctttcaaaatgGTGAAATTCCACGAAGACCCCCCTCGTCTATACCTGTTTTCCATGGAAACCCCTTAACGGTTAAAAACGCCCAAACTGACCCCCTCATCTATtcgaaatgaaaattttcctaaCTCTGTTAACGAAATGCATGAATTGACTGAGTATACCGTTTTCTGTGTTACCCTTCTCTGTCATCTTTATCCTCCCTCTCTGTTTCTTGCTCATAGACCtaggaggaaggaagaaggatCGGTCTACAGCTCCCGACAACTCCATCCTCACTGTTGCCGGCATTGACCTCAACCATGGTGACATCGGCGGATTCCTGGCGGAGGAACTCGGCCTCTTAACAGATCTCGCATTGTTCCACCTCAATTCCAACAAATTATGTGAAACCTGTGAAGtcgcttgggtaccaaagtaatatgaagaatataagcgtgagggcaccctcacttcaatagctagcttttggggttgagttctaccctaGACCATGCAACATGGTATCCGAGCTGGGTATGTCAAGGATGGGTAGGGTGCGTATCCCTGGCCTGCACACGGCAGGTGCTGTCAAGTGAGCACGCTGggcgtgagggagggtgtgaagtgaagtcccacatcgcttgggtatcaaagtaatatgaagaatataaacgcgagggcaccctcacttcaatagctagcttttggggtgagtactacccaagaccgtgtatGGAACCGTCCACAAAAGTTCCAAGAAATTGAAACTCCTGTTCGATGTGGATCTTTGCAACAAGTAACAACCGCTCTGCAAGAAATTTCCCCTACGTCGTGCTTAATTTACCTTGAAATTGGAGAGATGTTTGTGTGAATTGGGAATTGTGAGACGGAAATAGAATGGGGCTCTTGAATCCTAGCTTCATCGGCGGAAATGAAACCGCCAAACATTCACTGATCCCCTCGAAATCATCTGCGTCCCACATTGCAAAGGTAACCCAAAGGACCTTATCAGTCGACCGTGGAACAAAAAGTTACCACGCCCATCTGAGATTTGCAACCTTGACTCCGACCCATGTCAAACAACTACTACGTAATAAATTGCAGTAGCTTGCAATTCAAAGGTACAGAATGTTTATAGAATCAAACTACTATGTACTTTGTATATGTACATATGTATGCATCCATGTGAGGAGATTAAAAAAGGGAGTCCTATAGAATGCGTAGAGTGGCAgatattgtggtttggtttaaTCTAAATAACCAAGGGAAAGAGGGCAGCAGATTTCCGAATGGGTGAGCGGTGAAGACAGGCTGCTGCCAGTGTGGGTGGTGGCGAGGTGCAGCAAAGTATGACGGCTGAGAGAGAGCGAATCACGACTAAGGTTTGATGAGAGGGAAGAACGATGTATATCGTACTGTTAAATGgcatttttgtctaaaaaaTGCCCAAATTAGTGACTTGTGCCCTTGCAACAAATGGTTCTGAAACGGAAGGGTGTCACTTAGATAATGAAAGTAATGAGGGGGTCAATTTGGGGATTTTTAGACATAAAGAGGTCTCCGTGGGAAACAGCTATAGATGAGGGGTCTCCGTAGAATTTCACCTTTCAAAATTCTTGAGTAGTTATTTGCTTCTCATGGTGATTCTTTGTATCTTCTGCTCCCTATATTCATTGTATACAATAAGAAGAATTCCATTCTTATAAGAATTGATTTCTTGTATGTGTTGGATAAATTGTGAAAGCTATTTTCATCATCCAGATCAGAAACACAAGAAATGTCAACCGGACTGGGCAATTGACGGGCTTCAAGCTTGTGCCTGGAAGAAATTGTTTACCTTTAGCTGGCACCGAGGCAAAATTTTTGAGAAGAGCTGCATTTTTGAGGCATAATCTTTGGGTCACCCCTTACGCACATGATGAGATGTACCCTGGAGGAGAGTTTCCTAACCAAAATCCACGCGTTGGGGAGGGATTGGCTACTTGGGTGAAGCAGAATCGATCCCTGGAGGAAAATGACATAGTTCTTTGGTCAGTCTGTCcatccttttcttgttttaccatgttttgttgtttgatcaGGGAAATTATTTTCACACTACATTTTATTCTTCTTAAGTAAATTTTACAAGACTATAATTTCTATTAGTAACCAATCAAATGCTTTCTATAACGGTACTTCAGTAAGAGCAGAGCAAGGAATGTGGTTGTATAAAAGTTTTGTTAAAATCATATCTTTTTAAAACTGTTTTCCTACCGTCAGTAGAGGCTAACAATGCACTCATACTATCTTTGTCATTCATATGTGCATCTGTTTTATCTATTCTAGAACATTGATTTTGTTATCTCAACAATTTCACAATCTTAATTACTGGAATATGACCTCATGGTACTCTGGTTGATTGGTCTTCTTGCCgatatttcttttgtttaaaataaCCACAAACTGAAACTTCTATGGAGGCGAACATTGCTCATGTTGGATTTGTAGTGCAACAGGGACAGGTCAATTGCAGGCCGattagttttcaaattttggatcTGGCagaggctctctctctctctcattcatttgGGTGGGCGTGGGGATTAgtttttactctcttttttcttcaggAACAACTTGGTAAATAGCATGGCAAGATACGATCTTTCAACATCTAATTCTGTTAACTGTTACAGGTATGTATTTGGGGTGACCCACATTCCTCGACTAGAAGACTGGCCTGTCATGCCAGTTGACCATATCGGTTTCATGCTAATGGTATATATTCACTCTCATCTTTATAGCGTAGAATTGCGATCTTCATGAGAAGGGTCTTATCTTTCCTTATGATTACCAACTATTTAGACCTAAAAGTCATTGAAGTCCTTACGTTTTCGACTTTGAGGAACTTTTATGTCATAGCGTTTTATACTGGTTTATTGAGTTGAGCCATTTTTTCTGTTTGTCATGCAGCCGCATGGGTTTTTTAACTGCTCACCTGCGGTGGACGTCCCTCCGAGCTCATGTGATTCAGATGTGAAGGACAATGGGAATGGGAACGAGAATGGGAACGGGGTTGTTGTGACAAAGCCACTCCAGAATGCATTGCTCGCGAAACTTTAAAAGCACAAATCAAACATGGTTACAAGGAAGGTCGGCAGAAATGATACACGAGACTTTTTAATCAggttttcttgttcttcataATAATCACATATGCTTCAACAAGTACTATCATATTTCCTAAACCCACAATCAAGTGTGCCCTATGAATCTATTTATCTTATATCCTCCTCTGTGtatggaaaatgaaagagagtgAGGGTGTTTGGGAGGGATTCTGGATTTTGGATTGCGCTTCTGGATTATTGAAGTGATAGGAGAGATTCTAAAAGAGTGGATTATGAGAGAATGGATTTATAAAGACAAGCGTAAGGATGCACAATCTCAAAAGTAACTCCATCGCGACTTCTCGATTCTGATTCTAGATTACTAAAATACGATGACCATTCTATCCTCTAACTTTTTGAACTATTTACAAACCTACCCACCCATTGAGTTTCACTAATGGACaattcttaatttttattttttgctaatgtaCTGAAGCTAATTAACATGTGGAGGTAATCGATTTTGGAGAGGGTTTTTACCCCTCTATGTAAAGGAGGTAACATTGTGTAGAAATAATTTGTTACGAAGAGCAATTTAAGTTATGTAATGAAAGAATATGCGTTTTTGTTATGTAATGAATAAAATGAACGAATATGCGCGCATGATGGATAGTTATAGTTTCAAGGAAAGTAATGTCACATATATTTACATAAAGAGACATAATAGCTAGGGCATTATGGTCAAATGTTCATCCACAATCCAATAATCTGATTATACTTCCATACACTTCACAGATGTATAATCTATTTTTCGCACTTCTACCAAACACTTTCTCAATTTCGGATTATGAGACTCCACAATCTACAATCCAATCTCTATAATCCACCAAAATACTCTGCGCCAATCACCCACACACAAATTTATTATAGATCAATCGTTATGCTTGTACAAGTAGGTATTTTTTTCTCGTTCTATCTCTATCACTCtcgatttttcttttcttgtacaATTATGAATCTATCATTAAGGTTTGTTGGTGGTAGAAGATTTTAGTGACCGCGTCCAAGTATGGGATTGGGTCTTCTATCAACAATTTGTtatttgctgatcaaaaaaaaaaaaaaacattttgttaTCATCGGAAGGTTTTCATGCGGCAGAAGGTTTTAGTGAAACCATGCAACAGTCGAGAGATGAAGCCGGCATGGCATTGTTGCTTCACAATCCTTTCGCAAGATCCAAGAAGTTATTGGTACTCagttttcgagtttctcctcgcatctctctctttttgcttCGAAACAGCGGCTTAGCTAAACTGTTGCGTCGACGTCTTCCCCTGTTTCTCCAAGTTGAATCTATTTACAAATGCCCACTGTGAAACCAAGGCCATTCACCCCAACACAGAGCAAAATCTAATCTCACCTTCTTTGTTCAATTCACAGAATCCAGAGCCAGAAGGAAACCAAACAACATTTGGATAATTTGTCTACTGTATTCGATCGCTATAGCTTTTCGAGAGGTGTTTTGAGATTCTCATAGGACTTGGCCTCATTGCAGGAAAATTCTGAATATTTTGGTCGTATGTTTGATTTATATAacactaataaaaaaaacattgtaaTTTTATAGTAGTAATCAATTTCACTATATAGCCATGGAGAATCTAGGCGGCAATGGGTTGACATGTAGAATAGCGATTTAAACATCATTTTGGGAGTTTGCCTAATATGCCTTTCAGAAGAAAGCTACGGAgtgggtattttttttcctttgaacaaaataatttgcagtatttataataaataaatcaataatttgCTGATAGCCTATTCCCCATACCCCATACCTGTCAGGTAGTATTGCCTGGCATTACACAGTCATCCTATCGCACTTATGGCGGGGCTAGATATTCTATGGATGTTCCACCGCATGCTACGAATGCTAAAGGGTAAGCTTAGCCCCAACCAACCGGTTATGGAGTTTTGAACCGAGTATTGGTGCTAAGTGGCCGGAGATGGTGTTTGATTGTTGAATATATAACCTAATGACCCGTCTAACTCTAggtgataaataaaaaatttgtgaagGACAGTTGTATGAAAATAACCATAAGCAATCCCTTCGCTTGAATAAACATTAGTGCCGATCGACATGACTTTCTACAAAGATGCACTACTCTTTGATTACTAAAttatgaacggctcgaattaaaGTTTTACAACATCTTGGTTATACTCAAGGAAGGACATGATTCAAACAAGAGGATGGGGATATAtatgtcaaaattttttaaatctGTCAAATTAGATGGAATCGCAATTGGGTGCTACTGCAATCTTCCACAAACCACAGGGTGGCTCTGTGCAACAAACTAAGCGTTAGGGGTATATCCGTACATAGACCAAACCACAGCAAGTGTAAGTAAAGTTTGCCCTTTTGTTTACCTCCTCTCGTGATGATGTTATAATGCCTTCATTGGGCAAGCATATTGAAAATATGTATTTCATTGACCGCTAATTGTGGTATGGAACATTTCTAATTAAAGGCATGACTATAgttttcatcaaaaaaaaaattgaaagctcGATCCCTGCCCTTAGTATATTTTTTGACAAGTCCTGCCATTAGTATATTTATTTTAGTAATTATCAAACATTCCTAGGATACGTTATCATTAAATTGGTCATTGTCAGATAATCATTTGAAATTAAATTGGCTGACACAGTTGTTAACGTTATATACCTGTTGATTTTTTCTTAGGGTGGGAACTGATGTTGTCATCCGCTatattttcttctcatttttttttacgtatTGACCCTTgtgagaaagaaagaacaaataaatATAGAGTATTACTAGAGTGCATGACGactaaatgaatttttggcatTGCTTGAATTGGTGTTCACATTTTATGGATGGCCTATTTAGGGTTCCTTCTGACCTGCTGATTGAATTGCTATTGTTTCCAGAAATTTCAGGATTATGAGAGACGACCGAAATTGAATTATTCTGCAGACTGTGTGAAAGTGAATCGGAATACATACCATGTTAGAGAGAATCtcactctatttttttgattGGAAGAGAGTTTCCcgttattttgaaaattatagttTAACATAAAGTTAGACATCTTTGTCATCGAAAAGCTTATATGATATGAAATGTTTCGATGTAATTTTTGCACTACTTGGATTTGATCTCTAGCTCTTGAATACTAGTTATAGTTTCACCTCCCACAGAAGCAATAGCAAAAACCCAAGGGAACACAAGCCTGAAAGCAAGCAGAAACCAAgccgaaaaaagaaaagcacgGGAAAATGAGATACACGAGAGACAATCGAAAGTAAAATCTTGGCCGCAACAGG encodes:
- the LOC131309915 gene encoding amine oxidase [copper-containing] zeta, peroxisomal-like, giving the protein MATIEEKATPLVDDQIHRTNRASTASLIRPVDSLPQPSANPSSSKGLPVMLRAQTRHPLDPLTAAEISVAVATVRAAGATPEVRDGMRFIEVALLEPEKHVVALADAYFFPPFQPSLLPRTKGGPIIPTKLPPRQARLVVYNKKSNETSVWVVELSEVHAVTRGGHHRGKVISSNVVPNVQPPMDAVEYAECEAIVKEFPPFREAMKRRGIEDMDLVMVDPWCVGYHSEADAPNRRLAKPLIFCRTESDCPMENGYARPVEGIYVLVDMQNMVVVEFEDRKLVPLPPADPLRNYTPGETRGGVDRSDVKPLQIIQPEGPSFRVDGHFVQWQKWNFRIGFTPREGLVIYSVAYVDGNRGRRPVAHRLSFVEMVVPYGDPNDPHYRKNAFDAGEDGLGKNAHSLKKGCDCLGYIKYFDAHFTNFTGGVETTENCVCLHEEDHGILWKHQDWRTGLAEVRRSRRLTVSFICTVANYEYGFYWHFYQDGKIEAEVRLTGILSLGALQPGEVRKYGTTIAPGLYAPVHQHFFVARMDMAVDCKPGEAYNQVVEVNIKVEEPGEVNVHNNAFYAEEKLLRCELEAMRDCDPLSARHWIIRNTRNVNRTGQLTGFKLVPGRNCLPLAGTEAKFLRRAAFLRHNLWVTPYAHDEMYPGGEFPNQNPRVGEGLATWVKQNRSLEENDIVLWYVFGVTHIPRLEDWPVMPVDHIGFMLMPHGFFNCSPAVDVPPSSCDSDVKDNGNGNENGNGVVVTKPLQNALLAKL